The Acidobacteriota bacterium genome includes a region encoding these proteins:
- a CDS encoding ABC transporter ATP-binding protein produces the protein MSGARNIVIRDVSKFYGDVLGVNRVDLEIEPGITSLVGPNGSGKSTLMNLLAGLLRPTRGEISILGLPVTRPQDLFHRFGYCTQYDSFPRGATGWQFVFSYLLLHGLDRGEAERLTARALDRVGLVDSAHRRIAGYSKGMRQRIKLAQAIAHGPQVMVLDEPLNGLDPMVRAETIELFRQLAREGQHVLVSSHILHEVDLLSDRVILISNGYIVAEGEVPGMRAEVEEVREQPLQVFVRCDRPQWLASRAFELDHVTEVQLHDDGGGLHLRTRDADRFLRLVAELVAEGGVEVEAVGPADSDLQAVYRYLVHEEEEPS, from the coding sequence GTGAGCGGTGCCCGCAACATCGTGATCCGCGACGTCTCGAAGTTCTATGGCGACGTGCTCGGCGTCAACCGGGTCGATCTGGAGATCGAGCCCGGCATCACCAGCCTGGTCGGCCCGAACGGGTCCGGCAAGAGCACGCTGATGAACCTGCTCGCGGGTCTGTTGCGGCCGACGCGGGGCGAGATCAGCATCCTCGGCCTCCCGGTCACCAGGCCGCAGGATCTGTTCCACCGCTTCGGCTACTGCACGCAGTACGACTCCTTCCCGCGCGGCGCCACCGGCTGGCAGTTCGTCTTTTCCTATCTGCTGCTGCACGGCCTGGACCGCGGCGAGGCGGAACGCCTGACCGCCCGTGCGCTGGATCGGGTCGGCCTCGTCGACTCGGCTCACCGCCGGATCGCGGGCTATAGCAAGGGCATGCGGCAGCGGATCAAGCTGGCCCAGGCTATCGCCCACGGGCCGCAGGTCATGGTGCTCGACGAGCCGCTCAACGGCCTCGATCCGATGGTGCGCGCCGAAACGATCGAACTCTTCCGTCAACTGGCGCGGGAAGGCCAGCACGTGCTGGTCTCGAGCCACATCCTGCACGAGGTCGACCTGCTCTCGGACCGCGTGATCCTGATCTCGAACGGGTACATCGTCGCCGAAGGCGAGGTGCCCGGGATGCGGGCGGAAGTCGAGGAAGTGCGCGAGCAGCCGCTGCAGGTGTTCGTGCGCTGCGATCGCCCGCAGTGGCTCGCCAGCCGCGCCTTCGAGCTGGACCACGTGACCGAAGTTCAGCTTCACGACGACGGCGGCGGCCTGCACCTGCGCACCCGGGACGCGGACCGCTTTCTGCGCCTGGTCGCCGAACTCGTCGCCGAGGGCGGCGTGGAGGTCGAAGCGGTCGGCCCGGCCGACAGCGACTTGCAGGCGGTCTACCGCTACCTTGTCCATGAAGAGGAGGAACCCTCGTGA
- the arfB gene encoding alternative ribosome rescue aminoacyl-tRNA hydrolase ArfB: MAPIDIGGLEIPETALTFKFVRASGPGGQNVNKVATAVQCRLDLDAAGIEGPLRQRLQRLAGKRLTVAGEIVVFCDTHRTQARNREAALTRLASMIEEAAVEPRPRVATRPSARARARRLEAKRQRGATKRLRGPVGTDE; encoded by the coding sequence ATGGCCCCCATAGACATCGGCGGCCTGGAGATCCCCGAAACCGCCCTGACCTTCAAGTTCGTCCGCGCGTCCGGCCCAGGCGGGCAGAACGTGAACAAGGTCGCGACGGCCGTTCAGTGCCGGCTCGACCTCGACGCGGCCGGCATCGAAGGCCCGTTGCGCCAGCGCCTGCAACGCCTGGCGGGGAAGCGCCTAACCGTGGCAGGTGAGATCGTCGTCTTCTGCGACACTCACCGCACGCAGGCCCGGAACCGGGAGGCGGCGCTCACGAGGCTTGCGTCGATGATCGAAGAAGCTGCTGTCGAGCCTCGGCCGCGGGTGGCCACTCGACCGTCCGCCCGCGCCCGGGCGAGACGGCTGGAGGCCAAGAGGCAGCGCGGCGCAACGAAGCGGCTACGCGGTCCGGTCGGCACCGACGAGTAG
- a CDS encoding PQQ-like beta-propeller repeat protein, producing the protein MRTKPLLACLALGLAVAPSAPADDWPQWRGAERRGIWHEDGILDRFPEDGLHFVWRVPIGPGYGGPAVAGGRVFATDFERLPGNRGRERLLVLDEATGKELWEHAWETGLAGLMPAYSNGPRATPTVDGDRVYVLGSAGYLAALSVEDGRVLWRHDLVEDYGAPVQAWGFVGAPLVDGRQIITLVGGEPDAMVVAFDRENGRELWRSMEVGNEPGYNPPVIYELGGRRHLIVWHPKGIAGLDPDGGEVFWQFPYDVEYGQTIATPIQDGNQLLVSSASHGSTLIEVAGESDRKPRARIAWKGRSSSKEDLDGLHAFNSTPAFDGDMIYGIGGQGALRAIDRATGKEVWATFGPSEDARIATAFLVRNGDRYFISNDRGELMIARLSRDGYHEIDRTRLLEPTTPSRRVRRELGKLLWVHPAYANGHIVHRNDREIVRASLLAE; encoded by the coding sequence ATGCGAACCAAACCCCTGCTCGCTTGCCTCGCGCTGGGCCTCGCGGTGGCGCCCAGCGCACCAGCCGATGACTGGCCGCAGTGGCGGGGCGCCGAACGCCGCGGCATCTGGCACGAGGACGGCATCCTCGACCGGTTCCCCGAGGACGGCCTCCACTTCGTCTGGCGAGTGCCGATCGGCCCGGGCTACGGCGGTCCGGCGGTGGCCGGCGGGCGCGTGTTCGCGACGGATTTCGAGCGGTTGCCGGGCAACCGCGGCCGCGAGCGCCTCCTGGTGCTAGACGAGGCGACCGGGAAGGAGCTCTGGGAGCACGCCTGGGAAACCGGCCTCGCCGGCCTCATGCCCGCCTACTCGAACGGCCCACGGGCCACGCCGACCGTCGACGGCGACCGCGTCTACGTGCTCGGTTCAGCCGGCTATCTGGCGGCGCTTTCGGTCGAGGACGGCCGCGTGCTCTGGCGGCACGACCTGGTCGAGGACTACGGGGCTCCCGTGCAGGCCTGGGGCTTCGTCGGCGCCCCACTGGTGGATGGCCGGCAGATCATCACGCTGGTCGGCGGCGAGCCCGACGCCATGGTCGTGGCGTTCGATCGGGAGAACGGTCGCGAACTCTGGCGCTCGATGGAGGTCGGCAACGAGCCGGGCTACAACCCGCCGGTCATCTACGAGCTGGGCGGCAGGCGGCACCTCATCGTCTGGCATCCGAAGGGCATCGCCGGGCTCGATCCGGACGGCGGCGAGGTGTTCTGGCAGTTCCCCTACGACGTGGAGTACGGGCAGACGATCGCCACACCGATCCAGGACGGGAACCAGCTCCTCGTGTCGTCCGCGTCGCATGGTTCGACGCTGATCGAAGTCGCCGGCGAGTCAGATAGGAAGCCTCGGGCCAGGATCGCCTGGAAGGGCAGGAGCAGCAGCAAGGAGGACCTCGACGGCCTTCATGCATTCAACTCCACGCCGGCCTTCGACGGCGACATGATCTACGGCATCGGCGGCCAGGGTGCACTGCGCGCCATCGACCGAGCCACCGGAAAGGAAGTCTGGGCGACCTTCGGACCCAGCGAGGACGCGCGCATCGCCACCGCGTTCCTGGTCAGGAACGGCGACCGCTACTTCATCAGCAACGACCGGGGCGAACTGATGATCGCCCGGCTGAGCCGGGACGGTTACCACGAGATCGACCGCACCCGCCTGCTCGAACCCACGACGCCGAGCAGACGTGTCCGCCGCGAACTGGGCAAGCTCCTCTGGGTCCACCCCGCCTACGCGAACGGCCACATCGTGCACCGCAACGACCGGGAGATCGTTAGGGCGTCATTGCTGGCGGAGTGA
- a CDS encoding alpha/beta hydrolase codes for MTDGAPLATAEARMADGNRIILRRHGNPSGPRLVVSHCNGFAADAYYPFWSRLTDRFDVVLFDLRNHGWNPVGDRETHSIGTFVDDHMCVAEAIDRHFGAKPKIGVFHSVSAQTALIHASRESAYSALVLFDPVVCPPGCRTEDVAKVGTMLRQLGEAALRRRERFPSREEFVDRVLRAPAFQLLCPGAPELIARTTLRQASNGDGYVLRCPREYEATISLEGPRWAGAADLSRVSCPAKIIGSDPTVPFSFLPTVDLGEILALDYDFVPDTTHLLQLEQPAECVAAMMPFVERCVMEAAS; via the coding sequence ATGACCGACGGAGCGCCCCTGGCGACGGCCGAGGCCCGCATGGCCGATGGCAACCGCATCATCCTCAGGCGGCATGGCAACCCCAGCGGACCACGCCTCGTCGTCAGTCACTGCAACGGCTTCGCCGCCGATGCCTACTACCCGTTCTGGTCGCGGCTCACCGACCGGTTCGATGTCGTTCTCTTCGACCTCCGCAACCACGGCTGGAACCCCGTCGGCGATCGCGAGACCCACAGCATCGGAACGTTCGTCGACGACCACATGTGCGTCGCAGAGGCGATCGATCGGCACTTCGGCGCCAAGCCGAAGATCGGGGTGTTCCACTCCGTATCGGCCCAAACGGCGCTGATCCACGCCAGTCGCGAGTCGGCCTACTCGGCGCTCGTTCTGTTCGACCCGGTCGTCTGCCCGCCAGGCTGCCGGACCGAGGACGTCGCGAAGGTGGGGACGATGCTCCGCCAACTGGGCGAGGCCGCTCTGAGGCGTCGCGAACGCTTCCCAAGCCGCGAGGAGTTCGTGGACCGGGTACTGCGCGCGCCCGCCTTCCAGCTTCTCTGCCCCGGCGCGCCCGAACTCATCGCGCGCACCACGCTGCGGCAAGCCTCGAACGGCGACGGATACGTACTGCGCTGCCCGAGGGAGTACGAAGCCACCATTTCTCTGGAAGGCCCTCGATGGGCAGGAGCCGCGGACCTGAGCCGCGTTTCGTGTCCCGCGAAGATCATCGGCTCCGATCCCACGGTGCCTTTCTCATTTCTGCCCACGGTGGATCTCGGGGAGATCCTGGCCCTCGACTACGACTTCGTGCCAGACACGACACACTTGCTCCAGCTTGAGCAGCCGGCAGAGTGCGTCGCGGCGATGATGCCGTTCGTGGAGCGGTGCGTCATGGAGGCGGCCTCGTAA
- a CDS encoding outer membrane beta-barrel protein, whose translation MTKNRSRTRPFLAVSLSVCVFGIAGWAGAEDRGFYVAFEAGLVEASTLEAAISGADHPTRCDVLLYADPAMAPTGDPACSGPGSSPEVTNRFDLGSRFTGSLGIGYDLGRLRVEVEHTARQHDGGTIHFLSTTGDPTFDNKMTEWSPVDPPTVTVSDFDSRELFVNAYWDFDNSTSWTPFVGLGVGQARVSLRYGARLLRKTLAQGYQDVDPPLTLADRPAAGAGTISLFDSEFSDTLSGYQVLAGLDHTLGDNASFTIKARWARFEEFGGSDLWKVVRSHEPVQADGTTPFTSDLGFDGNGYVGVSVGLRYRF comes from the coding sequence TTGACCAAGAACCGTTCGCGAACCCGCCCATTCCTCGCCGTTTCGCTCAGCGTTTGCGTCTTCGGCATCGCCGGCTGGGCGGGCGCCGAGGACCGCGGCTTCTACGTCGCCTTCGAGGCCGGCCTCGTGGAAGCCTCCACCCTGGAGGCCGCCATCTCGGGCGCCGACCATCCGACGAGGTGCGACGTCCTGCTCTACGCAGATCCGGCCATGGCGCCGACGGGAGACCCCGCGTGCAGCGGACCGGGTTCGTCGCCCGAAGTCACCAATCGTTTCGACCTCGGTTCCCGCTTCACCGGCAGCCTCGGTATCGGCTACGACCTGGGCAGGTTGCGCGTCGAAGTGGAGCACACGGCCCGGCAGCACGACGGCGGCACGATCCACTTCCTGTCGACGACCGGCGACCCGACCTTCGACAACAAGATGACCGAGTGGAGTCCAGTCGATCCTCCCACCGTGACGGTCTCGGACTTCGACTCGCGCGAGCTCTTCGTCAACGCCTACTGGGACTTCGACAACTCCACGTCCTGGACCCCCTTCGTCGGCCTGGGGGTCGGCCAGGCCCGCGTGAGCCTCCGCTACGGCGCCCGCCTCCTGCGCAAGACGCTCGCGCAGGGCTACCAGGACGTCGACCCGCCACTTACCCTCGCCGATCGTCCGGCGGCGGGCGCCGGCACGATCAGCCTCTTCGACAGCGAGTTCAGCGACACCCTCTCCGGCTACCAGGTCCTGGCCGGTCTGGACCACACCCTCGGCGACAACGCATCGTTCACGATCAAGGCGCGATGGGCCCGGTTCGAGGAGTTCGGCGGAAGCGACCTGTGGAAGGTGGTCCGGAGCCACGAACCCGTCCAGGCGGACGGGACGACCCCGTTCACGAGCGACCTGGGATTCGATGGGAACGGGTATGTGGGTGTGTCGGTGGGGTTGCGGTATCGGTTCTGA
- a CDS encoding class I SAM-dependent methyltransferase, with protein sequence MPRLYAEIAPWWPLISPPEEYEEEAGIYLRHLLEEADVTPRTVLELGSGGGHNASHLKAHFEMTLVDLSPGMLAMSRQLNPECRHVEGDMRTVRLDQTFDCVFVHDAIDYMTTLDDLRAAIETAWVHCRPGGAALFAPDHLRENFRPSTDCGGCDGEDRSAHYLENTWDPDPTDTMITTDYAFVLRSQDGSVEVVHDRHVTGLFRRTDWLDLLADVGFEAEAVPCDHSEIEPGEYELFVCRRPSLG encoded by the coding sequence TTGCCCAGGCTCTACGCTGAGATCGCCCCCTGGTGGCCGCTGATCTCGCCGCCCGAGGAGTACGAAGAGGAAGCCGGCATCTACCTCCGGCACCTGCTCGAAGAGGCCGACGTCACCCCCCGGACCGTCCTCGAACTCGGCAGCGGTGGCGGCCACAACGCCTCCCACCTCAAGGCGCATTTCGAGATGACCTTGGTCGACCTCTCGCCCGGGATGCTGGCGATGAGCCGGCAGCTCAACCCCGAGTGCCGGCACGTCGAGGGCGATATGCGGACAGTCCGCCTCGACCAGACGTTCGACTGCGTCTTCGTCCACGACGCGATCGACTACATGACGACGCTCGACGATCTCCGCGCCGCCATCGAGACCGCATGGGTCCACTGCCGGCCCGGAGGCGCCGCTCTCTTCGCGCCCGACCACCTGCGCGAGAACTTCCGGCCCAGTACCGACTGCGGCGGTTGCGACGGAGAGGACCGGAGCGCCCACTACCTCGAGAACACCTGGGACCCCGACCCCACGGACACGATGATCACCACGGACTACGCCTTCGTACTCCGCTCACAGGACGGCAGCGTCGAGGTTGTGCACGACCGGCACGTCACGGGCCTCTTTCGCCGCACCGACTGGCTCGACCTGCTGGCCGACGTGGGATTCGAGGCAGAAGCCGTGCCCTGCGACCACTCGGAGATCGAACCGGGGGAGTACGAATTGTTCGTCTGCCGGCGTCCGTCCCTCGGGTAA
- a CDS encoding GPP34 family phosphoprotein, with the protein MNADRLHLHEELLLLALHDTKGTLGGAHTTIGLGGAIAAELLLQERIRIDESRRWRKLVEVRDISRTDDAILNECLKRIRSAKRRASVQTWITRFSSMGKLHHRVAEQLCARSILRADEQEILLIFKRRVFPEIDPGPEREIIERLRAAIFTDDREVEPRTVVLTALAHAVGLLNPTFGRGELRPRKQRLKSLVKGDVIGRATANAVEAAQAAIAAAAVMPAIIAASTSSNSG; encoded by the coding sequence ATGAACGCCGACCGACTCCACCTCCACGAGGAATTGCTGCTCCTCGCCCTGCACGACACGAAGGGCACCCTGGGCGGCGCCCACACGACCATCGGACTCGGCGGCGCGATCGCCGCCGAGTTGCTGCTTCAGGAACGCATCCGCATCGACGAATCGCGCCGCTGGCGCAAGCTGGTCGAGGTCCGCGACATCAGCCGAACCGACGACGCCATCCTCAACGAGTGCCTGAAGAGAATCCGATCCGCCAAACGGCGGGCCTCGGTCCAGACGTGGATCACACGCTTCTCCTCCATGGGGAAGCTCCACCACCGGGTCGCCGAACAACTCTGCGCGCGGAGTATCCTGCGGGCGGATGAGCAGGAGATCCTGCTCATCTTCAAGCGGCGGGTGTTCCCGGAGATCGACCCTGGCCCCGAACGCGAGATCATCGAGCGCCTGCGGGCCGCGATCTTCACTGACGACCGGGAGGTCGAGCCGCGGACGGTCGTCCTGACCGCGCTCGCCCACGCGGTGGGTCTGCTCAACCCGACCTTCGGCCGCGGGGAACTGAGGCCCCGAAAGCAGCGTCTGAAGAGCCTCGTGAAGGGAGACGTCATCGGCCGCGCCACCGCGAACGCCGTCGAAGCGGCGCAGGCCGCCATCGCCGCGGCTGCCGTCATGCCCGCCATCATCGCCGCCTCGACCTCCTCGAACTCCGGCTGA
- a CDS encoding glycoside hydrolase family 15 protein yields MTGGASRPLDGGVIGNCGFGALIDPRGRICWTCLPHFDGDPVFHSLLGRTDEQDPEAGGFFDVLLEGFRESEQHYLENTAILLTTLRDGNGAAIRITDFAPRFEQFGRSFRPTMIARTVERLSGEPRIRIRLRPRFDYGSRRPEVTRGSNHIRYVGPGLTLRLTTDAPVSFVTDEISFVLEQPLTLLLGPDESLTEPVDSVAREFQSRTENYWREFVRHLAVPFEWQEAVIRAAITLQLCSFEETGAVLAAMTTSIPEAPGTGRNWDYRFCWLRDSHFVVQALNRLGATRTMEGYLGYITNLAAAAEGGVLQPVYGIKFERELTERTIDALGGYRGMGPVRVGNDAWRQLQNDSYGSAILAVTQSFFDRRLVKPGNPRVFGWLEQLGSQAVALFDQPDAGLWEFRQRSAVHTFSSVMCWAACDRLARIARALRLTDRQRHWTNRAEAIRSHVLQHAETQGGGLAATLDGVGIDASLLLLHDLGFLDAADPCFAATVESLEPLRSGGHFFRYREDEFGAPTTSFAVCSFWYIDAINALGRGEEARELFEQMLDHRNPVGLLSEDLDPETGELWGNFPQTYSMVGLINSALRLSRPWSEAF; encoded by the coding sequence ATGACGGGCGGGGCGTCCAGGCCGCTCGACGGGGGCGTGATCGGGAATTGCGGCTTTGGCGCCCTGATCGATCCGCGCGGCCGCATCTGCTGGACCTGCCTGCCCCACTTCGACGGCGATCCCGTGTTCCACTCGCTTCTGGGTCGTACGGACGAGCAGGACCCGGAGGCCGGCGGTTTCTTCGACGTCCTGCTCGAGGGGTTCCGCGAGAGTGAGCAGCACTACCTCGAGAACACGGCGATCCTGCTGACGACATTGCGCGACGGGAATGGCGCCGCGATCCGGATCACCGACTTCGCGCCCCGGTTCGAGCAGTTCGGACGTTCCTTCCGGCCGACGATGATCGCCCGCACCGTCGAGCGGCTCTCCGGCGAGCCGCGGATCCGCATTCGGCTGCGACCGCGGTTCGACTACGGCTCCCGCCGCCCCGAGGTGACCCGGGGCAGCAACCACATTCGCTACGTCGGCCCCGGTCTGACCCTGCGGCTGACGACGGACGCCCCCGTCTCCTTCGTCACCGATGAGATCTCGTTCGTCCTCGAGCAGCCCCTCACGCTACTGCTCGGACCCGATGAGAGCCTGACCGAGCCGGTCGACTCCGTGGCACGCGAGTTCCAGAGCCGGACGGAGAACTACTGGCGCGAGTTCGTGCGCCACCTGGCCGTACCGTTCGAGTGGCAGGAAGCGGTGATCCGGGCCGCGATCACGCTTCAGTTGTGCAGCTTCGAGGAGACCGGAGCGGTGCTCGCGGCGATGACGACCTCGATCCCCGAAGCGCCGGGCACCGGGCGCAACTGGGACTACCGCTTCTGCTGGCTGCGGGATTCCCACTTCGTCGTTCAGGCGCTCAACCGGTTGGGCGCAACGCGGACAATGGAGGGCTACCTCGGCTACATCACGAACCTCGCCGCGGCCGCCGAGGGCGGCGTGCTGCAGCCGGTCTATGGCATCAAGTTCGAACGGGAGCTGACCGAGCGGACGATCGACGCACTGGGCGGCTATCGCGGCATGGGGCCCGTGCGAGTCGGCAACGACGCCTGGCGCCAGCTCCAGAACGACAGCTATGGCAGCGCGATCCTCGCCGTGACCCAGAGTTTCTTCGACCGCCGTCTCGTCAAACCCGGCAATCCGCGCGTGTTCGGCTGGCTGGAACAACTCGGCAGCCAGGCCGTCGCGCTATTCGACCAGCCGGATGCCGGCCTCTGGGAGTTCCGGCAGCGCAGCGCCGTCCACACCTTCTCGAGCGTCATGTGCTGGGCCGCCTGCGACCGTCTGGCTCGCATCGCGAGAGCGCTCCGCCTGACCGATCGCCAGAGACACTGGACGAACCGGGCCGAAGCGATTCGCTCGCACGTCCTCCAGCACGCCGAAACCCAGGGCGGCGGCCTGGCCGCCACCCTGGACGGCGTTGGCATCGACGCCAGCCTGCTCCTGCTCCACGATCTGGGCTTCCTCGACGCCGCCGACCCCTGCTTCGCGGCCACGGTCGAGTCGCTCGAGCCGCTGCGTTCCGGCGGCCACTTCTTCCGCTACCGCGAGGACGAGTTCGGCGCCCCCACGACCTCCTTCGCCGTCTGCAGCTTCTGGTACATCGACGCGATCAACGCCCTCGGCCGCGGCGAGGAGGCCCGCGAGCTGTTCGAACAGATGCTCGATCACCGCAACCCGGTCGGCCTGCTGTCCGAGGACCTCGATCCCGAGACCGGCGAACTCTGGGGCAACTTCCCCCAGACCTACTCCATGGTCGGCCTGATCAACTCCGCGCTACGGCTCAGCCGGCCCTGGAGCGAGGCCTTCTAG
- the otsB gene encoding trehalose-phosphatase, translated as MKQRAHPPHAAWALLDTDAEAPPPHTWALFLDVDGTLIEIAEAPDAVHVDDGIGSLLARVREGLDGALALASGRSLEVLDRFFEPLLLPAAGLHGLERRSATGKVSRSDGSAALGPARTELERFVAGHPGTLLEDKSATLALHYRRAAGAEAAAREAMAHVRTALGSGYRVQEGKMVLELKPHRPNKRTVVEDFMTEAPFRGRVPLFIGDDITDEEGFEAVQRAGGAAIVVGLDQGSGRTSAARYGLGGVPELHHWLEALCRRLEVR; from the coding sequence GTGAAGCAGAGAGCGCATCCTCCACACGCGGCCTGGGCCCTCCTGGATACAGATGCTGAGGCGCCACCGCCGCACACTTGGGCCCTGTTCCTGGATGTCGACGGCACTCTGATCGAGATCGCCGAGGCGCCCGACGCGGTCCACGTCGACGACGGGATCGGCAGCCTGCTGGCGCGCGTCAGGGAGGGCCTCGACGGTGCCCTGGCTCTAGCCAGCGGGCGGTCGCTCGAAGTCCTCGACCGTTTTTTCGAACCGCTCCTGCTGCCGGCGGCAGGGCTGCACGGCCTGGAGCGGCGGTCGGCAACCGGCAAGGTCAGCCGGAGCGACGGTTCGGCCGCACTCGGGCCGGCACGGACAGAGCTGGAACGCTTTGTCGCCGGGCACCCCGGCACGCTGCTCGAGGACAAGTCGGCGACCCTAGCGCTCCACTACCGGCGTGCAGCCGGCGCCGAGGCCGCGGCGCGCGAGGCGATGGCACACGTGCGCACCGCGCTCGGTTCCGGCTACCGGGTCCAGGAGGGCAAGATGGTGCTGGAGCTCAAGCCCCATCGCCCGAACAAGCGCACCGTGGTCGAGGACTTCATGACCGAAGCGCCGTTTCGCGGCCGGGTGCCGCTGTTCATCGGCGACGACATCACCGACGAGGAAGGATTCGAAGCCGTGCAGAGGGCCGGGGGCGCCGCGATCGTCGTCGGCCTGGACCAAGGGAGCGGCCGCACCAGCGCCGCGAGATACGGCCTCGGCGGCGTGCCCGAGCTACATCACTGGCTGGAAGCTCTGTGCAGACGTCTCGAAGTCCGATGA
- a CDS encoding trehalose-6-phosphate synthase translates to MALQDLPAARQSELVIVANTLPVRREEVDGELRWTQSPGGLVSALSPIVREAGGCWVGWTGGADDAPEPFRHEDILNVAVPVSEAEVSGSYQGMCNSTLWPLYHDAVRPPEYHRHWWNPYVAVNRRFAEEAARRTAPGGRVWIQDYHLQLVPRMLRELRPDISSGFFLHIPFPPIELFLRLPWRRAVLEGLLGADVIGFQTPAGAYNFTRLADRLIEAEPQGETIRYQGRDIRVGAFPISIDTDRYANAALAPEIRERAEQLQQLRRGRKIILSVDRLDYTKGIDLRLKAFLEWLGRKDRSIRDAVMVQVAVPSRERISEYQILRRDVEELVGQINGEYGELGVVPVQYFRRSLPFEELIAFYLVADVMLVTPLCDGMNLVAKEYVATRLEDDGVLVLSEFAGAAAELPDALLVNPHDVNAMAATIERAITLDPDDGARRMKAMREVVRRHSVHEWAAQFIEALV, encoded by the coding sequence ATGGCCCTTCAGGACTTGCCGGCTGCTCGGCAGTCGGAGCTCGTGATCGTCGCGAACACCCTCCCGGTGCGTCGCGAGGAAGTCGACGGCGAACTGCGCTGGACGCAGAGTCCCGGCGGCCTGGTCAGCGCCCTGTCGCCGATCGTCCGTGAGGCCGGCGGCTGCTGGGTGGGTTGGACCGGCGGCGCCGACGACGCGCCGGAACCGTTCCGGCACGAGGACATCCTGAACGTGGCGGTGCCGGTGTCGGAGGCCGAAGTCTCCGGCTCCTACCAGGGGATGTGCAACTCGACCCTGTGGCCGCTCTACCACGACGCGGTGCGGCCGCCCGAGTACCACCGGCACTGGTGGAACCCGTACGTGGCGGTCAACCGGCGCTTCGCGGAAGAGGCCGCGCGCCGCACCGCGCCCGGTGGCCGGGTGTGGATCCAGGACTACCACCTGCAACTCGTGCCGCGGATGCTCCGCGAGTTGCGGCCGGACATCAGCTCCGGCTTCTTCCTGCACATCCCGTTCCCGCCAATCGAACTGTTCCTGCGCCTGCCGTGGCGGCGGGCGGTATTGGAGGGCCTGCTCGGCGCCGACGTGATCGGCTTCCAGACCCCGGCGGGCGCCTACAACTTCACGCGGCTCGCCGACCGGCTGATCGAGGCGGAGCCTCAAGGCGAGACGATCCGCTATCAGGGGCGCGACATCCGGGTCGGCGCCTTTCCGATCTCGATCGACACGGACCGTTACGCGAACGCCGCGCTTGCGCCCGAGATCCGTGAGCGGGCCGAACAGCTCCAGCAGCTTCGGCGCGGCCGGAAGATCATCCTCTCCGTCGACCGCCTCGACTACACGAAGGGCATCGACCTTCGGCTCAAGGCGTTCCTCGAGTGGCTGGGCCGCAAGGACCGGTCGATTCGCGATGCCGTGATGGTCCAGGTCGCGGTGCCGAGCCGGGAGCGCATCTCGGAGTACCAGATCCTGAGGCGCGACGTCGAGGAACTGGTCGGCCAGATCAATGGCGAGTACGGCGAGCTCGGCGTGGTCCCGGTCCAGTACTTCCGGCGCAGCCTGCCGTTCGAGGAACTGATCGCCTTCTACCTGGTCGCCGACGTGATGCTCGTGACGCCGCTCTGCGACGGCATGAATCTGGTCGCCAAGGAGTACGTCGCCACCCGGCTCGAGGACGACGGCGTGCTCGTGCTGAGCGAGTTCGCCGGTGCGGCGGCCGAGCTGCCGGACGCGCTGCTGGTCAATCCCCACGACGTGAATGCGATGGCGGCCACGATCGAACGGGCGATCACGCTCGACCCGGACGACGGGGCGCGGCGGATGAAGGCGATGCGCGAGGTCGTGCGGCGGCATTCCGTCCACGAATGGGCGGCGCAGTTCATCGAGGCCCTGGTCTGA